The Arcobacter sp. CECT 8986 DNA window TTAACGCAAGATCCAAATGCAAACATTATTAAATTACCTAATATATCTGCATCAATTCCACAATTAAAAGCAGCAATTAAAGAACTTCAAGAAAATGGATACAATGTACCTAATTATGACGAAAGTGAAGAAATTACTGCAAGATATGCAAAAATTCTTGGTTCTGCTGTTAACCCTGTTTTAAGAGAAGGGAACTCAGATAGAAGAGCACCAAGTGCTGTTAAAAACTATGCAAAAAACAACCCTCACAGAATGGGTGAATGGAAAAAAGATAGTAAAACTAAAGTTGCACATATGAATGATGGTGACTTCTATGGTTCTGAAGTTTCTACTACTTTAGAAAAAGAAGATAACTTCAAAATTACATTCGTTGGTAATAACGGTGAAGAAAAAGTATTAAAAGATTCATTAAAATTAGAAGCAAAAGAAGTTGTTGATGCAACAAAAATGAGCGCTTCTGCACTTCAAGACTTTTATGCTAAGACAATAGAAGAAGCAAAGAAGAGTGATACTTTATTATCATTACATCTTAAAGCTACTATGATGAAAGTTTCTGACCCAATTATGTTTGGATTTGCTGTAAAAGTATTTTTCAAAGATTTAATTGAAAAACACTCTGCACTATTTGATGAGTTAGGAGTTAACTTCAATAATGGTTTAGGTGATTTATATTCAAAATTAGACCAAGTAGATGCTGCTAAAAAAGCAGAAATTGAAGCTGATATTGCTGAAATCTACAAAAAACAACCAAGACTTGCAATGGTAAACTCTGATAAAGGAATTACTAACTTACACGTACCTTCAGATGTTATTATTGATGCTTCTATGCCAGCTATGATTAAAGGTGGTGGTAAAATGTGGAATGCAGACAATAAAGAAGAAGATACAATTGCTATGATTCCAGATAGATGTTATGCTACTACATATCAAGCTGTAATTGAAGATTGTAAAGAAAATGGTGCATTAGACCCAAGAACTATGGGAACAGTACCAAATGTTGGACTTATGGCTAAAAAAGCTGAAGAGTATGGTTCACATGATAAAACTTTCCAAGCTTCTGGTGATGGTAAAATTGTTGTTACTAACCAAGCTGGTGAAACAGTATTTAGTTTAGATGTTGATAAAGGTGACATTTTCAGAATGTGCCAAGCTAAAGATGCACCAATTAAAGATTGGGTTAAATTAGCAGTAACAAGAGCAAGATTATCAGATACTCCAGCAATTTTCTGGTTAGATGAAAATAGAGCTCATGATGCAGAACTTATCAAAAAAGTAAACTTATACTTAAAAGACCATGATTTAACAGGTCTTGATATTTCTATTATGAATCCACTTGATGCAACTAAAAAATCATTAGAAAGAATGAGAAAAGGTCTTGATACTATTTCTGTAACTGGAAATGTTTTAAGAGATTATAATACTGACTTATTCCCAATTTTAGAGCTTGGAACTTCAGCTAAAATGCTTTCAATTGTTCCATTAATGCAAGGTGGAGGATTATTTGAAACTGGTGCAGGAGGAAGTGCTCCTAAACACGTTCAACAATTCTTAGAAGAGTCATACTTAAGATGGGATTCTTTAGGTGAATTTATGGCATTATCTGCTTCTTTTGAACACTTAGCAAATACTCAAAACAATGAAAAAGCTAGAGTATTATCTACAACTTTAGATAAAGCTACGGGAACATTCTTAGAAAATGACAAATCACCAGCAAGAAAACTAGGTTCTATTGATAATAGAGGTAGTCACTTCTACTTAACTTTATATTGGGCACAAGAATTAGCTGCTCAAAATGATGATGCTGAACTTAAAGCAGAATTTGAAAAAGTTGCAGAAGAGTTAGCACAAAATGAAGAAAAAATCGTTGCTGAATTAGTAGCAGGACATGGTAAACCTTCAGATATTGGTGGATACTATTTACCAAATGATGAAAAAGCAAGCCTTGCTATGAGACCATCAACTACATTTAACAACATTATAGACGCAATCTAATCTATAATCTAACTATCTAAAAAACAAGAAGGGAAAGAGCTGTTGCTTTTTCCCTTTTTTTATTTAAATTACTACAAGAACTAAAGTGATATAATCAATACAATTACAAATTTATAATAGGAGTAATACAATGGATATTAATAAACATGGAATAGATATTGGGCTTCAAAAAGTAAATAATAGTTTCTTTCTTACAATGAAAATAAAAGGGAAATTAACCCATGAAGATTATGAGACGATACTTCCTATGATAGATAATGCTTTAGAGAGAATTACAGAGCCTAAAATTAAAGCTTTGGTTGATTGTAGTAAGTTCGAAGGCTGGGAACTTCAAGCAGCTTGGGATGATTTTAAACTTGGTTTAGAACATGGAAATGAGTTTGAAAAAATTGCAATTATTACAAATAAGAAATGGTTAGAGATTAGTTCTAGTATAGTTTCATGGTTTATTCAAGGAGAAATAAAAAACTTTGAAAATGAGCAAGAAGCCTTTAATTGGCTATCAATATAAAAAAGGGAATAAATCCCTCTTTTTATTTAAGATACTCTGATAATGGAGCTAATGAAGCTTTTTTCTCTTCTTCATTCATACTACCATCTAAAGCACCCTCTTTTACACTTCCTTTAGCAATTTTTGAAATATTTCCATTTTCATCAACTAAATAAGCGATATAAGATGTTTTTGCATTATCTGTAACACCTAATGCTTTTACTGTATCACCCTCAAAATCATAAATCATAGGAATATTACTTCCTTTATTTAACTCTTCTAATTTTGAAGGAATAAACATTTTTTTAACAAACCAAGGAGCAGCAGAAATATTTGCTACCATTACATAAGGAATTTTTAAATCATAAAATTTTGGTAAATCTTTTACAACTGATAAAGAGTCATGATTCCCTACAATTACTAAAGTTTTACTACCTGATTTAAAAAGAGAATCTCTTGAAACTTTATCATCTTTACCAACAAGTTCAAATGATGAAGGTAGAGTTGACAATTTGATTGCTGAACTATTAACATTATTTGTTTTTATATTTTCTGGCTCTTTTGCTGTTGCAAATACTAATATTCCAAAACCAATAACACCTAAAACAACTAACTTAAGTACATTTTTTAACATTACCTATCCTATTTTTTTCTTTTGATTGTATCTTATTTATATTAACAGTTATTTAATTTATATTTTTTAACCCAACGCTTAAATAATCTATTAGGTAATACCTCATTTAAAATTGGTTCATCATCTACAATGTTGTCAACTAGCATATTTGCTAAATATGAAGATAATACAAAACCTCTTCCTCCAACACCGTTTAATACATATAAATTATCATAGAAACTTAATTTATCATCATTTACAAAACTTCCATTTATTAAATGTGGATGCTCTTTTATACTTTTTTTAGAATCCACAAGCTTTCCAACGATTGGTAAATAATCAGTACTACAAGCTCTTGCACCAACTTTTATATCTAATATATTTGCATCTTCTATTTTTATAATATCATTTGCTAAATTCAATAAATGCTTAGCATCTTCTTCAATTATATCTTTAGTGTAAAACTCTTCTGTATTATCAATATCTTCTATCTTTTTATTTTCAAATCTATGATGTGTTGCACCAATAGATATAATATTTTTACCATTTTTATTATCTAATACAGTTGATACAGAACACTGCTTATGATAATTCATATTTGTAGTTGTTGATGTTTCAACATCCATCTTTTGTCCCCAAACAGGTCTTATTGTAAAATATTTTTCATCAATTAATTTTGTATTTATTCCAGTAGTTAAAATTAGATTTTTTGTTTTTATTTCATCATTTATAAGCCAGTATCCATCTTCTAATTTTTCAATATTTGTAACTTTATAATTAAATTGTTTTTCAACATCTTTTGTCAAAAGTGATGTAATTGTTTTTGGATTAATAACAGAGCCTATTTTAAAGAAAAAACCATCTTCAAGCTTCTCATATTCAAAATCCATAAAAGTCTTGTATGTTTGAAACTTATCTCTATCTTCACTATCTTTTGGTATTCTACAAACACCACAACTATTCAAAACATCATCACCAAAAGTTTTATAAAAATTTATAGAAAAACCCAAAGCATTTGTAACTATATTTTTAAAACTATTTGGCTTACCTAATAATGGAGATAAAAAAGCTCCAGCAGCTCCACTTGCACCCATTGCTAAATCACTATTTTTATCTATAAGCAATACACTTTTATTTTTTTTACTTAAAAAATAGCTAACACAACACCCTGCAATTCCTGCGCCTATAACTACATTTTCAAACTCTTTAATCATTACTTTTACCTTCTAATAATTGAAAATAAGGTCGCCAATAACCTCTTCCACCTTTTAAGCTTATGCATCTATACTCAGGAAATTTACTCTTATAAAAATTCAATCTCTCTTTTGTTGTTTTTCCAGTATCACAATAAAAGACAAAAACAGAACCTTTTGGAAATTTTTTCAGTTCAAAAGGATTATAAGTAATTGTTTCTATATTATCAAGTGGTTTTAAAATTGTGTCAACAATTACTACTTTTATATTTTTCTTTTCTAACTCTTTTTTATTTCTAAATAACTCTTCTTGAGTCCATTCATCTGATTCAAACATATTTATACCTATTAATATTTATATTATTATATATTATTAATAGCAAAAATTTGACAAAATAAGGCTTAATAATTGACAAATATTCACTATAAGTTAATATAAATTCTATTTTTCATCATATGTGAGTCATTATTGCTAAAGTAAATAATATAGTTGATTGACTTTGACTCAACTTTTTTGATATAATATATATAAATACAAACAATTATATTTAACGGAGTAAAGAGAAGATGGCAAAAAGTTTATACGAAACATTAGAAGTTAGCGAGCACGCAACTAAAGATGAAATAAAAAAAGCATATAGAAAATTAGCTAGAAAATACCACCCTGATGTAAACAAAGACCCAAAAGCTGAAGATAAATTTAAAGAGATAAATGCAGCTTATGAGGTTTTAAGTGATCCAGAAAAAAAACAACAGTATGACCAATTTGGTGATTCTATGTTTGGTGGTCAAAATTTCCATGATTTTGCAAGAGGTCAAGCAGGTTCAGGAATTGACTTAGATGAAATTTTAAGACAAATGTTTGGTCAACAAGGTGGATTTGGAGGCGGTGGTTTCTCTAGTGCCTTTGGACAAGGTGGATTTGGAAATAGTGGTTTTGGTGGATATCAAGAGCCAGATTTAGATGTAAATGCACAAATTACAATTGCATTTGATGTATCTATTCTTGGAGGTAAACAACATATATCTTTAAATAATGAATCATTTGATATCAAAATACCAGAAGGTATAAAAGATGGTCAAAAAATTAGAGCTAAAGGAAAAGGTAAATCTATGGGCTCTAAAAGAGGTGATTTAATTATTAAAGTAAATGTTTCTGCAAGTCCAGAATACCAAAGAGATGAAGATACTCTAATAAAAACATTTGATATTCCTTTGAAAACAGCACTATTTGGTGGAAAAGTAGAAATAAAAACTATCCATAAAACAATTACTTTAAAAGTTCCAGAAAACACAAAAGAAAATCAAAAATTTAGAGTAAAAGAACTTGGTGTTTATAACAGAAAAACTGGTCAAAGAGGTGATTTACATCTTAAAGCAAATATAAAACTTCCAAAAATAGAAGAACTAGATGAAGATTTAGTTCAAATGTTAAAAGAGAAGTTACCACAGGAGTAAAATATGAAAAACAATGCATACAATGAGCCTGTATATCTAATATCAGCTGTTGCACAAATTCTTAATATTCATCCTCAAACTTTAAGACAATACGAAAGAGAAGGCTTAATTAAGCCTTCTAGAACAAATGGAAAAATAAGACTATATTCTCAAAAAGATATTGACCATATAAAATATGTATTAACACTTACAAGAGAATTGGGAATTAATTTAGCTGGTGTTGATTTAATATTAAGACTAAACGAAAAAATAGAAAAATTAGAAAACGAAGTAACAAAATACAAAAATAAGATGAAAGAAGTGAATAAATTTGGAATTGTTCCAAATTCAAAAGCTTTAGTAATTAAAAAAAGTTCTTATGATGTTGTTATATTTGAAGAGTAATTTACTCTTCATCTATATTTGATACTGAACTACGTACTCTCTCATTAATGGTGGAATATCTAAATAGTTCTCATCATTTGCTGAAACTTTAACATTATTGTCTTTGCTATCATTTTCATCTAAATCATCTGTAAACTCATTTTTAGACTCAAATCCAGTTGCAACAATAGTAATTTTAACTTCATCTTTTTCAAGTGTACTGTCTGAAGTTGTACCGAAAATTATTTCGGCATTTAAATCAATATTATCATGAATTGATGCCATAACATTATTAATAGCAAATAAAGATACTTGTGGGTGAATATTAAAGTGAATTAATATACCTTTTGCACCACTTAATGATACTTTATCTAATAATGGAGACTCAATTGCATCTTCTAGTGCATGAAGTGCTGCATCTTCACCTTTTGCTCTTCCTATACCCATAAGAGCCATACCTTTATGTTGCATGATTGTTTTAACATCTGCAAAGTCAGTATTAATATCAGAATTACCTGGGTTTAAAATAACCTCACTCATTCCATTTACAGCTTGGTATAAAATATTATCAATTATTTTGAAGGCATCTTTCATTCCTACATTTTCATCAATAATATCTAATAATCTATCATTTGGAACAACAATTATAGAATCACTTACTTTTTTTAGTTCTTCTAGTCCTAAATTTGCTAATCCTGCTCTTTTTTTACCTTCCCATGTAAAAGGTTTAGTTACAACAGAAACAGTCAAAGAACCTACTTCTTTTGCAGCTTTAGCTATTATTGCAGCAGCTCCAGTTCCTGTACCACCACCAAGTCCAGCAGCAACAAATACAATATCTGCTCCACTTAGTGCATTTTTAATATCTTCATAACTCTCAACAGCTGAATCTCTACCAATTTCTGGTTTCATTCCAGCACCAAGACCTTTTGTAAGTTTAACACCTAATTGTATTTTCTTTGGCGCTTTTGAAATATTAAGAACTTGCAAATCTGTATTTGCAGCAATAAGATCAATCTTATGCGTTCCTTCTTGGATCATGTGGTTTACCATATTACAACCACCTCCTCCAACACCAATTACTGAAATTTTAGCTATATTTTCCCCGATTGTTTGATTAGGCATTTCCACTGTAATATCATCCACATTAAATAAATTATCCATTAGAACCACTCCGAAACTTTGCTCCAGAATCTAGACATTCCTCTACCCTTATCTTTTTTTGAAAGAGTTGGTAATCGAGTAGTGTCTTCTTTTTCTAAAGGCTCTTTTGTATTAGCATTTTCGCTTACTTTCTCTTCTTTTACCACTGTTTGTTTAGTTGTTTGAGAAACTGGTATCTCTTCTTTTTTTACTGCCTTTTTCATTAAATTTTTATTTGAATCTAACTCAAATGTTCTGTTTTCATATAAAGAATAAAACAGTAAACCTACAATAGTTGACATAGTAGGGTCATCAAAATTCATATATCCATTTTTTATATTTATTGGATTTGATATTTTTACAGGTATATTTTCAAAAACTTTCATTGCAAGTTCTTTTATTCCAGATAGTTGACTCATCCCACCTGTAATTACGATTCCTGCTCCAATATTTTCTTGAATACCACTATTTTTTAGTTTATTTTTTATTAGAACTAAAATCTCTTCAACTCTTGCATGAATTATAGTTTGTATATGGTCAAGTGAAACTTCTGTTGTACTTTGCTCATCACCAATTCTTGGTATTTTAACTTTTTTAATACTTAGCTCTTCACTATCACTTAAATTTAATAAATTACCATATTTTATTTTTAGTGTTTCTGCTGCATTTGGAGGAGTATGTAACATTACAGATAAATCATTTGTTATGTGATTTGAACCAACAGGAATAAATCCATTATAAACAACAGCACTTCCCTTATAAGAGACAAACTCTGTTGTAGTACCACCGATATTTATTACAGTTGCACCAAATTTATTTTGTTGTTCATCAAGTAAAGAAATAGCACTTGCATATCCATCTAAAACAAAATTACTAAGTTCTATTCCTGCTGCTTTTAAAGCAGATTTTACATTTGTTAAGGCAGTTCTTTTTGCAGTTACAATATATACTGAAACCTCAAGTCTTGAACCATTCATATTTAAAGGATTTTCTACATCTTTAGAATCATCCACTTTAAAAAATATTGGTAATACATGTACAACTTCATACTCTGGAATAATTGTTGCATTGTACAATGCCATTTGCATTACTTGATTTATTTCAGTTTCTGTAATAATTCCATTTGGAACATTTACAGAACCTAAACTTCTTAAGCCTTTTGTATAAGCACCTGAAATAGATATAACAGAAGAATCAATTACTTCAGAAGTACTTCCTCTTGCTATATTAACTGCTTTTTTTATAGCTTTTGAAGCCACTTCGATATTTGTAATTGACCCTTTGTTAATACCTTCACTTCTACTTGTTCCTGTACCTAGAATGTTGATTTTCCCATCAGGATTGTTTTTAGCAATAACAGCAGTAATACTTGTAGAACCAACATCTATGGCTAAAAGAGTCTTATTACTCAATTATTATTCCTTTTTATCTAATGAAGACTGAATTTTATATCGATTTTCTAGTCTTTTTATTAAGTTATTCATTAATTCAGAATTTTGTAAATCTGAAATTGTTTTTTCTACAACTTCATCTTTTTTCTCATCATAGTCTGCAAATTTTGAATCATTGATTTTATAAAGTACAACTTTAGAACCTAAGTCTATTTCACCTTTTTTAGTCTCTTGAGTAAATAATTTATTTACAAATTGAGAAGATTCCATTGCATTTAATCCATCTATATTAGTTGGTGAATTTTTAGCAACCCAACCAATATTCTTACCATTAAAGTTAGCTAACTCTTTCTTAGATAGTGCTTTTAATTTTGAACTTTTTTCATTATTTATATAATCTTGTGTTGCTTGTGCTTTTGCTTTATCAAAAGTTAACACTTTTGGAGTGTTTATTTTATTTAGTTTAACTATAACATATTTATCATCAAATAAGAATGGTTTTTTTAAACTTCCTACTTTTGATTTTATAATTAAAGAGTTATTTTCACCATAAGGTAACTCTTTTTCAGATGCAACTAAATTTTGTGTGAATTTTTTCTCACCTTTTTTATATTGAATATACTCTTTTAAAGCGAATTTTTTTGTACCTTTAACATCTAATGCTTCTATAACATCAGCTTTTGCTTCTTCATAACTTTTAATTTTATCATTTTCTTTTCTAAAATCAGTTTTGAAGTTTTCATAATATTTTTTTAACTCTTCTTCTGAATAGTTACCTTTTTGTAATTCAACAAAAGCATAACTAACATCATAAGTTGTATCAGATAAGTAATTTACTTTATTTTTTTCCCAAAAGCTTTTAACTGCAGCTTCATCTAATTTTACAGTAATATTATCCATACTTAAAACTTTGATATCAACATTGTCTTTTAGGAATAGTAATTGATTAAGTGCTTGAATCTCTGTTTTTGAAGGAGTAATTTTAAAAAGTTTTTCAATTTTTTCTAAAAGAATATTTCTTTTTAGTGAATCTTCAAACTCTTTAATTGTAGTACCGTTTCTTGATAAAACTTTTTCATAAGTCTCTTTATCAAATTTTCCATCTTTTATAAATGCTTTATATTTTACTAATTGTTTAGCAATATCTTCATTTGTTACAGTTAATCCTAACTCATCTCCATAAGATAAAATTAGATTTTTTTCAATTGCCATTTTATAAGCTAAATCTTTTAAATTTAACTTTTCTGCCATCTCTTTATTAAACTGTGCACCAAAAATTCTTGCATATTGTTCATATAAAGATGAATACTCTCTTTGAAACTCACTAACAGAGATTTCTCTATCTCCAACTACTGCAACAGTTCCACCTTTTTTACCGAAATTATAACTTCCCCAACCTACAAATCCAGCACCAACAAATGCTATGGTACTTATCCAAATAGTAATAACAAGCCACTTCTTATGTCTCTGCATCCAAGTTAACATATAATATATTCCTCAAAATTTTTTACAAATATATTACAAAAAAGTTGCTTTTAGTTATGTTAAATTACAGTTTGCATCAAATCATTTATAACAGATTCTCTTTTTGTAGTTTCTATTCTTTTACAAGCACTTTTAAAAGCATCATCTTCACCCACAATATAGCACATCTTTTTTGCCCTTGTAATTGCGGTATATAGTAGTTTTGTATTATGCATAATGTAGTGAGAGAAACTAATAGGAATTAAAGCATTATCATACTCCATACCTTGTGTTTTATGAATAGTTAAACAATAAGCAAGTGATAATAAAGAGTTTAAATCATCAAAATCATAAAAAACTACCATATCATCATTTGGATATAAAACAATACATTTTCTATCATCAAAATCTAATTTGATTATTAAACCTAGTTGCCCATTAAAAACTCGTCTTTCCATAAAATCTTGAGAGTTTGCTTTGTACATTTGCATAGTTTGGCATTTCATATTTTCATTTTTTATATGAATTACCTTATCACTTAATTTATACTCATAAAGTTTAGTCTTGTATGATTGCTCTCTTGAACTATTAAATAACCTTTGAAGTTGCATATTTAAGTTTTCTACACCTAAAATACCATTTTTCATAGGTGTAATAACTTGAAATAAAATCAATGCATTTGAGATGTTTTTTTCTTTTATTAGTTTATAAAATTCTGCTATATAACTAGCAGAAATATTTAAAATATTAGTCAAAATCATATCTGAATTTTGAAGTCTTAATGATGAAAAATCATTTGATGAGACAGAGTTTTTTACAGCATAATAGTTATCAATTGACACATCAATAAATTTAAAATCTTCATAATTTTCTTTATATTCAGGAACTTGTCCTTGTCTTATATCATTTGCAATTACTGCAATTGCTTGATTTTCATTTTGTCTATAAATTTTAGTAAGTTTACAAATTGGTGCTAACTCATATTTTATAGCATCTGATAGAATATTTCCTGCACCAATTGCTGGTAACTGACCATCATCTCCTACAATAATAAAAACAGTATCATCACTAATTTTATTTATAATTTGATAAAAAGTTACAGAGTTTACCATCGAAGCTTCATCTAATAAAATCACTTTATAAGGGAAAAAATCTTTCTCTTTATGTTTTACTAAAAGTGATTGTATCGTTGAACTTGAATAACCTGTTGTATCAGATATTCTTTGACTTGCAATACCACTTAATGCAATAGTAATAATATCATCATATCCAACAATCTCTTCTAGTAACTCTAATATTGCCCTACTTGATGTTGATTTACCAGTTCCTGCATAACCTATCAAAAATAGTGTATTTCTTCCTTCATTTATTAGTTCAACTGCTTTTTTCTGTTCATCACTTAAATCAAAACCTAAAGTCTTTTGTTTTTTTTCTAAATATTCATCAATATTTGAAACAATATTTTTTAAATATCTTTCATCTTTTCTTCTTCTAAAAAACTCTAAGATATTTTTTTCAGCATTATAAAGCATTGAAATAGCAACTCTATTCTCTTTTGTAGTAAATAAATCTTCATCAGCTAACATCTGCACAATACAGTTTTCATAAAGCATATCTTCTTGATTAAATCTAAGAGATTCATCTAAAAGCCTATATAAATGATACTTATCAATAGAAGAGTTTCCATTGTTATCACAAAACTCTTTTAAAGTATAATTTAAACAAGCCATTATTCTAAATTCTGATTTTTCATCAATACCTAATGATTTTGCTATTTCATCAGCTTTTTTAAATCCTATTCCTTTTATATTTATTAGAATATATGGATTTTGTTTTATCTTTTCAATTAAGTCTTCAACTTCACCAAAATTAGAGTATATTTTAGTTATTAAATTTGAGCTTACTCCATATTTTGATAAAAAGCTTCCAAGTTCTCTTAAGTGTTGAAATTTTTGCCATGAAGCTACTATTTTATTTAGTTTTTTTTCTTTAATTCCTTTAAAATTAAGTAACTCTTCTGGCTTTTCATTTAAGATTTTTATTAACTCTTCTTCACTATATTTTTCAAGTAAATCTTTTGCGAACTTTTGCCCTATTCCTTTTACTATTTTTGTCAAGAAAAAGTATAATTCAGCCTCTTTTATTTCTAAAGTATCAAAAACAAACTGTATTCCATACTTTTTATGAGTCACCCAATTTCCAGTTAAAACAATCTCTTCACCTACTATTTTATCAATATCTGTATCAAAATAGACTCCACAAATTCTTTGATTGTTTTCTAAAACAGCAGAAATAAACTTGGTCTCTTCATTTTTATAAAAAACTCTTTTTATGACTCCTGATAATTTAAATTGTTTTTCCTCTTCCATTAGTATCCATCATTAAATTTTGATTTTTTATGTTTCTCTTTTTTATAAGTTTTTTTATTTTTTTCTTTTTGAAGAAGATTTGCATCTTTTAATAAAACAGCTCTTTCATCTTCAAAATCATCTGAAGGATTATTTATATATTGCATTGTTTTATTAATAAAGTCTTTTAAGTTTA harbors:
- a CDS encoding peptidylprolyl isomerase, which translates into the protein MLTWMQRHKKWLVITIWISTIAFVGAGFVGWGSYNFGKKGGTVAVVGDREISVSEFQREYSSLYEQYARIFGAQFNKEMAEKLNLKDLAYKMAIEKNLILSYGDELGLTVTNEDIAKQLVKYKAFIKDGKFDKETYEKVLSRNGTTIKEFEDSLKRNILLEKIEKLFKITPSKTEIQALNQLLFLKDNVDIKVLSMDNITVKLDEAAVKSFWEKNKVNYLSDTTYDVSYAFVELQKGNYSEEELKKYYENFKTDFRKENDKIKSYEEAKADVIEALDVKGTKKFALKEYIQYKKGEKKFTQNLVASEKELPYGENNSLIIKSKVGSLKKPFLFDDKYVIVKLNKINTPKVLTFDKAKAQATQDYINNEKSSKLKALSKKELANFNGKNIGWVAKNSPTNIDGLNAMESSQFVNKLFTQETKKGEIDLGSKVVLYKINDSKFADYDEKKDEVVEKTISDLQNSELMNNLIKRLENRYKIQSSLDKKE
- a CDS encoding AAA family ATPase, which gives rise to MEEEKQFKLSGVIKRVFYKNEETKFISAVLENNQRICGVYFDTDIDKIVGEEIVLTGNWVTHKKYGIQFVFDTLEIKEAELYFFLTKIVKGIGQKFAKDLLEKYSEEELIKILNEKPEELLNFKGIKEKKLNKIVASWQKFQHLRELGSFLSKYGVSSNLITKIYSNFGEVEDLIEKIKQNPYILINIKGIGFKKADEIAKSLGIDEKSEFRIMACLNYTLKEFCDNNGNSSIDKYHLYRLLDESLRFNQEDMLYENCIVQMLADEDLFTTKENRVAISMLYNAEKNILEFFRRRKDERYLKNIVSNIDEYLEKKQKTLGFDLSDEQKKAVELINEGRNTLFLIGYAGTGKSTSSRAILELLEEIVGYDDIITIALSGIASQRISDTTGYSSSTIQSLLVKHKEKDFFPYKVILLDEASMVNSVTFYQIINKISDDTVFIIVGDDGQLPAIGAGNILSDAIKYELAPICKLTKIYRQNENQAIAVIANDIRQGQVPEYKENYEDFKFIDVSIDNYYAVKNSVSSNDFSSLRLQNSDMILTNILNISASYIAEFYKLIKEKNISNALILFQVITPMKNGILGVENLNMQLQRLFNSSREQSYKTKLYEYKLSDKVIHIKNENMKCQTMQMYKANSQDFMERRVFNGQLGLIIKLDFDDRKCIVLYPNDDMVVFYDFDDLNSLLSLAYCLTIHKTQGMEYDNALIPISFSHYIMHNTKLLYTAITRAKKMCYIVGEDDAFKSACKRIETTKRESVINDLMQTVI